A single genomic interval of Pseudomonadota bacterium harbors:
- a CDS encoding glycosyltransferase, protein MIVRDGAETIEAALKSVRDLVNEIVVGIDSRTKDNSREIIEKYTNNVFEFDWIDDFAYARNLVASKSTNDFIFVIDVDDIVIEGCKGHIINEIKNDVKLMRVNLVTAPGNSITSPRIYDRRFLKFRYRIHEAIEKIDSDCEIWAADIPISMVHKHPDKVIEPGRNIRILKNIIDEMPRYLFYMGRECLDSNDYKNGIIYFNRYLPLSTFEPEKLDAMVNLATCYGFEGDFTKAREYCFRVLSCNTNFVPAYNLLGQLDMSQDKYDSAITWFESATKCKDTSYMFNDVLSALFNCWGNLIVAYAKTGQIEKSRNAIENAKSINCDSEWLDRNIESVRDLLK, encoded by the coding sequence ATGATAGTACGAGACGGCGCAGAGACGATTGAGGCCGCACTTAAATCAGTTAGGGATCTTGTGAATGAAATTGTAGTAGGGATAGATTCCAGGACAAAAGACAACAGCAGAGAAATTATAGAAAAATATACGAATAACGTTTTTGAGTTTGACTGGATAGACGACTTTGCATATGCAAGAAATCTGGTGGCATCAAAATCTACCAATGATTTTATCTTTGTCATAGATGTAGACGACATCGTTATTGAGGGATGTAAGGGGCATATAATAAATGAGATAAAAAACGATGTTAAGTTAATGCGGGTTAATTTAGTAACAGCTCCAGGCAACTCTATTACGTCTCCCAGGATATATGATCGGAGATTTTTGAAGTTTAGATACCGGATACACGAAGCCATAGAAAAAATAGATAGTGATTGTGAAATTTGGGCTGCTGATATTCCAATATCCATGGTGCATAAACATCCCGATAAGGTAATTGAACCCGGACGCAACATCCGAATACTTAAGAATATAATTGATGAGATGCCACGATACCTGTTTTACATGGGACGGGAGTGTTTGGATTCAAATGATTACAAAAATGGAATAATATATTTTAATAGATATTTACCGTTGTCTACATTTGAACCTGAAAAGTTGGATGCCATGGTAAACCTGGCAACCTGTTATGGATTTGAAGGAGACTTTACAAAAGCCCGTGAATATTGCTTTAGAGTGTTGTCGTGTAACACAAATTTTGTTCCGGCATACAATCTGCTGGGTCAATTGGATATGAGCCAGGACAAATATGATAGCGCGATAACATGGTTTGAATCGGCAACAAAATGTAAGGATACGAGTTATATGTTTAATGATGTGCTGTCTGCGTTGTTTAACTGCTGGGGAAATTTAATTGTTGCGTATGCAAAGACGGGACAGATAGAAAAATCCAGAAATGCTATTGAAAATGCAAAATCAATCAATTGTGATAGTGAATGGCTGGATAGAAATATTGAATCGGTAAGGGATCTCTTGAAATAA
- the dcd gene encoding dCTP deaminase: MVMVDWEIKSYISDGLVSISPYDESLVNPNSIDLRLSDGFITFGPTFHAIDPYNQQDISNCGKPFATPDITINPGDFILGSSIEKITLPDNICAEVTGKSSLARLGIDVHKTAGWIDAGFSGTITFEISNCGMYPIKLKSGMTFAQLIFHKTEHCKIPYGNKPGSKYQGQQGPTKSRYYRNKL, translated from the coding sequence ATGGTAATGGTGGATTGGGAGATCAAATCATACATATCGGACGGTTTAGTATCCATAAGTCCATATGATGAATCCTTAGTAAATCCAAACTCTATTGATTTGAGATTGAGCGATGGTTTCATTACATTTGGCCCGACATTTCACGCAATCGATCCATACAATCAACAAGACATATCAAATTGCGGAAAGCCATTTGCAACACCAGACATAACAATAAATCCAGGTGATTTCATCTTGGGATCATCAATAGAAAAAATAACTCTTCCCGATAACATCTGTGCAGAAGTTACTGGGAAGTCATCTTTGGCAAGACTCGGTATAGATGTACACAAAACTGCTGGATGGATTGACGCCGGATTTTCCGGTACCATAACATTTGAGATATCAAATTGCGGAATGTATCCAATAAAACTAAAATCCGGAATGACATTTGCCCAACTAATTTTTCACAAAACAGAACATTGCAAGATTCCGTATGGAAACAAACCAGGATCAAAGTATCAAGGTCAACAAGGCCCAACAAAGTCCAGATACTACAGGAACAAATTATGA
- a CDS encoding PD-(D/E)XK nuclease family protein has translation MYIRKSHIESYSFCPLQFKKQYIDKTEQKKSYALTLGSRFHEFADKFFVAVDILKYSPDRWTEFIPQEFGILERRMASYFINYEINRFYSDELFFPYVTELEFTNHILETTGTIDRIDALLYGGFRLVEYKTSKKFDRKSEKRQLEFYAYNIKNILDIDITELRVINPRLQQYVDYGYPDTSKVETAIQDMKAIINNPDAEIKPRCSWAMYPICGLCSSTQEAGLFKDVPNPLTLR, from the coding sequence ATGTACATTAGAAAGTCTCACATAGAATCCTATTCGTTCTGTCCACTCCAGTTCAAAAAGCAATACATCGACAAAACAGAGCAGAAAAAATCATATGCCCTAACTTTAGGATCTCGATTCCATGAATTCGCGGACAAATTTTTTGTCGCAGTAGACATCCTAAAATATTCTCCAGACAGATGGACAGAGTTCATACCACAGGAGTTTGGAATTTTAGAACGCAGGATGGCATCATATTTTATAAATTACGAAATAAACCGGTTTTATTCTGACGAACTATTTTTTCCATATGTCACGGAGCTTGAATTTACAAACCACATCCTGGAAACCACAGGGACAATAGACCGGATCGATGCACTACTTTACGGTGGGTTTCGTCTGGTAGAATACAAAACCAGCAAAAAGTTTGACCGTAAATCAGAAAAGCGTCAACTCGAATTTTATGCATATAACATCAAGAACATCCTGGATATTGACATAACTGAACTCAGGGTAATCAATCCAAGACTACAACAGTATGTGGACTATGGCTATCCAGACACATCAAAAGTAGAAACCGCGATACAAGACATGAAAGCCATAATAAACAATCCGGATGCTGAAATTAAACCACGGTGCTCCTGGGCAATGTATCCAATATGTGGATTATGTAGTTCAACACAGGAAGCCGGGCTATTCAAGGATGTCCCAAACCCTCTTACATTGCGGTGA
- a CDS encoding ATP-binding protein: MAFGSTIKTKKSVDDYFKPISHQKATIRIAVYSRAKQGKTHFCISSAQYLISHNLPGYVWAIDTEGDFHINVSTWPQEVQDRIRLFNAVEYLDKKNKTVDLVKSLTLYEEAIDVLTDMILSNEELPEEDRKYGFIVIDSGTDAWEWLSLWLETIETKKVKDKSGKDLMMQTEWGKANRKYMDMLRMLLATKWHVIITFRAHQAFDGSTPLKFDLPKWQKNTDFWLNLVMEVKKVPEPITGLNEHWFYFKGGRFGDIPEIEPMINPTWEDVKNKVGTYSSLEFV; encoded by the coding sequence ATGGCATTTGGTAGCACAATTAAAACCAAAAAATCAGTGGACGACTATTTTAAACCTATAAGCCATCAGAAAGCAACAATTCGAATTGCGGTATATTCCAGGGCAAAACAAGGCAAAACTCATTTTTGCATATCGTCTGCACAATATCTTATCAGTCATAATCTCCCGGGTTATGTCTGGGCAATAGATACAGAAGGTGATTTCCACATAAATGTATCAACTTGGCCTCAGGAAGTCCAAGACAGAATAAGATTGTTCAATGCTGTGGAATATCTGGACAAAAAGAACAAAACCGTTGATCTGGTAAAGTCTCTGACCCTATACGAAGAGGCAATTGATGTTTTAACCGACATGATACTGTCCAATGAAGAATTACCAGAGGAAGATCGCAAATACGGATTCATTGTAATTGATTCTGGAACCGATGCCTGGGAATGGCTAAGTCTTTGGCTTGAAACCATAGAGACGAAAAAGGTAAAAGATAAATCCGGCAAAGATTTGATGATGCAAACTGAGTGGGGTAAGGCAAACCGCAAGTATATGGATATGCTACGGATGCTTTTAGCCACCAAATGGCATGTCATAATTACATTTAGAGCCCATCAGGCATTTGATGGATCTACTCCACTGAAATTTGATCTGCCAAAATGGCAAAAAAATACAGATTTCTGGCTGAATCTTGTTATGGAAGTTAAAAAAGTCCCGGAACCAATCACAGGGCTTAACGAACACTGGTTTTACTTCAAAGGTGGAAGATTTGGCGATATTCCCGAGATCGAACCCATGATAAACCCTACATGGGAAGATGTCAAAAACAAAGTGGGAACATACAGTTCTCTTGAATTTGTATAG
- a CDS encoding helix-turn-helix domain-containing protein — translation MPDIEKLHEISTSLQLCKLNAVDSDVLAYLLIKSPATMKEIVMCTNRDEPAVSLSLKRLLQLELIKVKQRAIKKTVMGRCANLYSSNSRVLDKIGLWNTNEHNYKIQKIELIKEIISKGNVEKETERQDM, via the coding sequence ATGCCTGATATAGAAAAACTACATGAAATCAGTACCTCATTACAATTATGTAAATTGAATGCGGTAGACTCAGATGTGCTAGCATATCTACTGATCAAGTCTCCTGCAACAATGAAAGAGATTGTAATGTGTACCAATAGAGATGAACCGGCAGTCTCCCTATCTCTAAAACGACTCTTGCAATTAGAACTCATAAAGGTAAAACAAAGAGCAATTAAAAAGACTGTGATGGGAAGATGTGCCAATCTCTATTCATCTAATTCCCGTGTTCTAGACAAAATAGGTCTTTGGAATACAAATGAACACAACTATAAAATCCAAAAGATTGAATTGATCAAAGAAATAATATCAAAGGGAAATGTCGAAAAAGAAACAGAAAGGCAAGATATGTAA
- a CDS encoding DUF2786 domain-containing protein, whose translation MTPISEIKSKISKLLELSSSTNEHEANTALLKAQELLSKHKLSIKDIQIPESDITVQIHQYTFRHKKWRMLLASIISSNFSCYCLIQPRHCGTKCIVFLGLKDDVDVCMEVYKYATSFILKRSTELKKEYKRHNQSTRDLEDSYATGFAAGLHQNYKEQKSSNSSVALAMIPDTKVTETYNKVASIKTENIRPKINRSHQLVFMEGRIDGLTFSTSDKLEEPCNT comes from the coding sequence ATGACACCTATTTCTGAAATAAAATCCAAAATAAGCAAGTTGCTGGAACTGTCATCTAGCACCAACGAACACGAAGCAAACACCGCATTATTAAAAGCCCAAGAACTCCTATCCAAGCATAAACTATCCATTAAAGATATCCAGATACCAGAATCAGATATTACAGTCCAGATCCACCAATATACATTCAGACATAAAAAATGGAGGATGCTGCTAGCCAGCATAATATCATCAAACTTCAGCTGTTATTGTCTAATTCAGCCAAGACATTGCGGGACCAAATGCATTGTGTTTTTGGGACTGAAAGACGATGTAGACGTATGCATGGAGGTATACAAATACGCCACATCATTCATACTAAAGCGGTCTACAGAACTCAAAAAAGAATACAAAAGGCACAATCAATCCACAAGAGATCTCGAAGACTCATATGCAACCGGGTTTGCAGCAGGACTCCACCAGAACTATAAAGAACAGAAATCCAGTAATTCCAGTGTTGCACTTGCCATGATACCAGATACAAAGGTAACCGAAACATACAACAAGGTAGCATCAATCAAAACAGAAAACATACGACCCAAAATCAACAGATCTCATCAACTTGTTTTTATGGAAGGACGCATTGACGGCTTAACATTTTCAACATCGGACAAACTGGAGGAACCATGCAACACATAG
- a CDS encoding DUF3450 domain-containing protein: MSKKLPQLTSYISEIKPDPEIENLKNELSYLKDRIKETELTITELQQKINKLENISRTLVRAELKKSADIADDIAIFNV, from the coding sequence ATGAGCAAAAAGTTACCACAATTAACATCTTATATATCTGAAATAAAACCAGATCCAGAAATTGAAAATCTTAAGAATGAACTGTCATATCTCAAAGACAGAATAAAAGAAACGGAACTAACTATTACAGAACTTCAGCAGAAAATAAACAAACTTGAAAACATCTCAAGAACCCTAGTAAGAGCAGAACTAAAGAAATCAGCAGATATTGCAGATGACATTGCAATATTCAACGTATAA